The sequence below is a genomic window from Melioribacteraceae bacterium.
GAGCCGGTCATCCTCATACAATGAGAGCCTTGTTTTCCCGTCCGCGTATCCCTCGTTAATTAAAGCTGCTTCAATAACCGTCCCGGTTCCGGAATATATAAACTGATTATATGAAACGTCTTTCACTATAAGATCTTTTGACGATGTAGTATCGCCGATACCGATAGTAAAGAGAGGCAAAGCTGTTTTTTCAGCTTCGTAAACCGGCTCATTTCCGTCCGATACTATACCGTCGCTTGCAACAATAACCGATCCTCTTTTCACTTTAAGTGAATCGATCAGTTTAAAGATCTTATGAAAATTCGTAAGTGGTTCTTTGAAATTGATATCCGATCCTTTCTCTGCATCATACACAACGGGTTTAATGCCGAACAGATAACTCTTCAGGTTTGTACCATACTCATTCCTTATTTCATCTGCCAATATTTTTAATTGCACTGATCTGATTAGACTATCCTTAACAGAGAGGGAAGCCGAATTGTCGATAAAAAGAAAATTGACCGGTTCCTCTTTCTCATTATATTTTATGGAAATCCTCGGCTCTAGAATTAAAAGAAGTAACAGGATAATAATGAGGGACCTGATCAGGAATAGAAATGTTCTTGCAAAAAGTGAGACGGCGGGAATTGTGAATCTGTAAATGTACCAGGAATAGACGATCAGTAGAATTACGGCAATCAGAATAAATACTGGACCAGAGTTGAACGTGATATTAAAGCTGTCTATTCCTTCCATCTAATGCTACTTCATCAGGTTTTCTATTTTCCAGTCTTGCATCGAGTCGTACGTAGGGTAATCAGTAAGGTCGAAATGTATCGGTGTAATTGAGACATAATTCTTTTTTATAACAAACTGATCGGAGTCTGCTTTTTCATCGGTTTCCATCAGGCTGCCTGTAAGCCAGTAATATTTCTTGCCGTATGGATCGATCCGTTCTTCATAGACATCGTCCCATTTGGATTTTCCCTGCTTCGTAATCATTATACCTGCAATTTCCTCTTCGGGAAGATTCGGAACGTTAACATTAAGGAGTGTTCCGTTCGGAAGTCCCTTTTCTAATACAAGCTTTGCAAGTTTTGCAGCTACCTTTGCTGAATAACCGAAATCCTTGGAATCGTGACTTGTCTGTGAGATAGCGATTGCCGGGAGGTCCATAATCGCGGCTTCCCTTGCTGCCGAAACAGTGCCTGAATAAATTATATTTATTGCAGTATTAGAGCCGTTATTAATGCCCGAGAGAACTATATCCGGTTTAGTCTTAAGAATATTCCGGATCCCGATCTTAAGGCAATCAGCCGGAGTACCGTCTATTGCATATCCGAAGAAATCGCCGTTTTTATAGTATTCAGTAATTCTAAGTGGAATTTTCATTGTTATCGCATGTCCTACAGCGCTCTGCTCGGTCCGGGGAGCTATTACCGTAACATCTCCAATCTTCTTCATCTCCTTAGCTAATGCCGCTATCCCGGGGGAATCAATTCCGTCGTCGTTTGATATCAGTATTTTCAATTTTTCATCCTTAATGAATTATAATACACAGAATTAGGAAGTAAATATAATCAAATTACCCGGAACCAAATCGGGTTAAATATTGAAAGAACTTTATGATTGGAAGAGTAGTAATATTAAATATCCCTCAATCTTGTCCCGGAAAAATCTTAATTTGTCTGTGTAAAAATTGAATAGTGATGAAAACCGGTATAATGGTCCTCATATTTTCTCTGTTTGCGCTCACTGTTTCCAATGCTCAGGTGGATTCAACAGCATATGGCGATATCGATATTTTTGTTATCGATTCTTATATATCGCCGGAAGAGCCATTCAAATTTTCTCTCTCTTTTTTTACAAGCGATAGTGTTAAATCAAAAGTATCAATTCTAAAGGATGGCGAATACATTGTCTCGGAGGATTATGCGGAAAATCATAAAATTGAGATTGCTGTCAATCAATCCATTATCAAATTCAGAGTCATTAAATATTTTATTTTTGTCCGGGATAAATCAGGTAAGGAATCAAGGAGTCAGTTATATGAAGTCGAAATCCCGGGAACAATAATAGTAGCCGATCAGAATCAATCGGGACTTCTGCAGATCTGCTGTTTCGGCGGAATCATTTTCGGATTGCCTTCGCCAACACTTGTATTTAAAGACGGTGGAAAGTATTTCAGTCTGACAAAGGAAATACCCCTCTTTTCATTTTATTCCGGCGGTTACAATTATCCGTCCGGATATATCGGAATCGATTACGCTCATATCTTCAATTCCGACAGGAGAAATTTTGCCAGGGTCGGGTATAAACAAATATTCCAGGTCGGTTTCATCGAGTATCTCTCAACAGGATTGAATTTTTTTACTGATTTCAGCGGATATAACGGAGTAAGCCCCGAGTTTTCTGCAGGACTTTTTAAGATTCAGAACGTATTTACTTTTTTTGCGCGTTACCGTTATAATTTCCAGTTGAAGAGCGGCGGAACGGAGTTTCATGAATTTTCGATCGGACTCTACTCTAATTTCTTTTCGCTTAATCTCTAAAAAAAGTGACTGCGGTTGTGTCTTAGAATTGACTCAATAATAATTTTCAATTTTGACTTAAACGGAATTGATGGAGAATAAAGAAAATATAATTTCTGTAAGTGAGTTGACCGGTCAGATCAAGGTCATACTTGAAGAAGAATTCGGAGATATCTCCGTTATAGGTGAGATATCGAATTTTAAAGCTCACATATCCGGCCATTGGTATTTTACATTGAAGGACTCCAACGCTCAGATAAGCTGCACAATGTGGAAAGGGGTGAATAATTATGTATTCTTCACTCCGCAGGATGGAATCAAAGTAATTATACGGGGACGGATAACTGTTTATCCGCCAAGAGGCAATTACCAGATTGATGTCCGTTCTATGAAACCGGCCGGTGTTGGTGAATTACAGGCTGCATTCGAAAAGCTGAAACAGAAACTTGCTGACGAAGGATTATTCGATGAAAAATATAAAAAGCCGATACCGAAATTTCCCCGTAAAATCGGTGTTGTAACCGCGATAGATGGAGCTGCTTTTCAGGATATGAAAAATATCGCTTCCAGAAGGTATCCTCTTGCCGAGTTAATAATTGCATCATGTAAAGTACAGGGTGAAGGCGCGGCCGCGGAAATTGCTCAAAGCATCAGACTTCTTAATAACCGCAAAGATATCGATTTGATGATTGTCGGCAGGGGAGGAGGTTCACTTGAGGACCTCTGGGCATTTAATGAGGAAATAGTAGCCCGTGCAATTTTTAATTCCGGAATTCCAGTTATAAGCGGTGTGGGTCATGAAATCGATTTTACTATTTCTGATTTTGCTGCGGATCTTAGAGCGCCTACACCTTC
It includes:
- the xseA gene encoding exodeoxyribonuclease VII large subunit; this encodes MENKENIISVSELTGQIKVILEEEFGDISVIGEISNFKAHISGHWYFTLKDSNAQISCTMWKGVNNYVFFTPQDGIKVIIRGRITVYPPRGNYQIDVRSMKPAGVGELQAAFEKLKQKLADEGLFDEKYKKPIPKFPRKIGVVTAIDGAAFQDMKNIASRRYPLAELIIASCKVQGEGAAAEIAQSIRLLNNRKDIDLMIVGRGGGSLEDLWAFNEEIVARAIFNSGIPVISGVGHEIDFTISDFAADLRAPTPSAAMELATPNKDELFAFIDEFSYYFTQKITEIISDLKEDVRSTISSYGFRYPQDFIKNQIQFLDNLVYRFQNLYDNRFLNLKNKLLLLGSKLEAYNVKATLKRGFAIVRQQGNIIPRKKNFEINKSSEIEFFDGEVKI
- the surE gene encoding 5'/3'-nucleotidase SurE, with product MKILISNDDGIDSPGIAALAKEMKKIGDVTVIAPRTEQSAVGHAITMKIPLRITEYYKNGDFFGYAIDGTPADCLKIGIRNILKTKPDIVLSGINNGSNTAINIIYSGTVSAAREAAIMDLPAIAISQTSHDSKDFGYSAKVAAKLAKLVLEKGLPNGTLLNVNVPNLPEEEIAGIMITKQGKSKWDDVYEERIDPYGKKYYWLTGSLMETDEKADSDQFVIKKNYVSITPIHFDLTDYPTYDSMQDWKIENLMK